A portion of the Macaca mulatta isolate MMU2019108-1 chromosome 2, T2T-MMU8v2.0, whole genome shotgun sequence genome contains these proteins:
- the ZNF80 gene encoding LOW QUALITY PROTEIN: zinc finger protein 80 (The sequence of the model RefSeq protein was modified relative to this genomic sequence to represent the inferred CDS: inserted 2 bases in 2 codons; deleted 2 bases in 2 codons; substituted 1 base at 1 genomic stop codon), with translation MQKGRLSLATVSHTETFWRKVSPKRDGLGTGDGLHSWVLQEPVSTGDNPRECDSQGTSKDTLVREGKTYKCKECGKVFNKNSLLVRHHQIHAGVKPYECQECGKAFREKIDFFRHTRIHTGEKPCKCVECGKVFNRRSHLLCHHRIHAGETPYEGSECGKTFSYHSVFIQHRMTHTGEKLFXCKECGETFYCNSSLTRHMKIHTXEKPCKCSECGKTFTYHSVFFRHSMARPAGKPYECKECGKGFYYGYSLTLHTRSHNGEKPYECLERTKAFGYHSAFARLXIHSGEKSR, from the exons ATGCAGAAGGGGCGCTTGAGTCTGGCTACCGTCTCCCACACGGAGACTTTCTGGAGGAAGGTGAGTCCTAAACGCGATGGTCTG GGGACAGGTGATGGTCTGCACTCATGGGTTTTACAGGAGCCGGTCTCCACAGGAGACAATCCCCGTGAATGTGACTCTCAGGGAACAAGTAAAGACACTTTGGTTCGTGAGGGGAAGACCTACAAATGCAAGGAATGTGGGAAAGTGTTTAACAAGAACAGCCTCCTTGTTCGACATCATCAGATTCATGCTGGGGTGAAGCCTTATGAATGCCAGGAGTGTGGAAAAGCCTTTCGTGAAAAGATCGACTTCTTTCGACACACGAGGATTCACACGGGGGAGAAGCCCTGTAAGTGCGTGGAGTGCGGGAAGGTCTTCAACCGCAGGTCGCACCTCCTGTGCCACCACCGGATTCACGCTGGAGAGACGCCCTATGAGGGCAGCGAGTGTGGAAAGACCTTCAGCTATCACTCTGTCTTCATCCAGCATCGTATGACCCACACAGGAGAAAAACTCT GGTGCAAAGAATGTGGGGAAACCTTTTACTGCAACTCTTCCTTAACCCGGCACATGAAGATTCACACCTGAGAGAAGCCCTGC AAGTGCAGTGAGTGCGGGAAGACCTTCACCTACCACTCTGTTTTCTTCCGACATAGTATGGCCCGCCCTGCAGGAAAGCCCTATGAGtgtaaagaatgtgggaaagGTTTTTACTATGGCTATTCCCTCACTCTACACACAAGGAGCCACAATGGAGAGAAACCTTACGAGTGCCTTGAACGTACAAAGGCCTTTGGCTACCACTCTGCTTTTGCCCGAC AGATCCACTCGGGAGAAAAAAGCCGTTGA